Proteins encoded in a region of the Pseudomonas sp. PDNC002 genome:
- a CDS encoding helix-turn-helix transcriptional regulator — translation MDVVLEPAAGSLLRSRLTPPRVPADYLIRPAVQNALDRHPYASILLFSAPAGFGKTTALAALSGTRARQGDSVAWLSLESDDDDPGRFCLKLIQALSTAVPGTGEDALGYVRNTMRVPVVAVMESLLMDLSRDERKVLLVLDDLHEINHPDVFAGLNRLVQYAPPGLTLAIGSRSQPPLNLATWRAKGLLLEVGQDELRLSRDETREYLARDGLQLEDSCLQSLHNQTEGWMAGVHLVSLWLRQQPGAPEDLKLLSSEKAAVGDYLLRAVFERLPRDIQDALLSLGIANRINGDLANTLAGRQDGQALLEHLDSMQLFLLPLDRDRQWYRFHQLFADFLRARLRERDPERFKQLHFNASLWFTNHHMPTLAIEHACLAEDPEMLAALVDGCGLELINRGQLYLISRWRRHVPDEIAERYPILVLSDVWTRASELSLPEANRMIDELLGRWGDHKGSGPMGDQYLSALAVKAVLALQKDDLEQCITLARRVESQLGRNSAFLEGAILLIAAFAQVVRGQAEQARRLMGLAQQRNHFLDGRYLHMQLCTIEVVLALEQGQVKQAQMLIERVREQAMPLFDKRSQALALPAIAEALTAYYRTDLDGLEERLRWALGRVDVVNPIDLYAQGMQCLARIQRLQGRGKEALATLGLMQTLASRNQSWRFFAMAVGEEINLILQETATDRCKRAEQRLKAIDWAKLASHYKQMPFNPVLWVQGISRIRLLQARGHFSEALHEITQLRGMLQPGWHGLQRLRLDLLAALSYQRLGYQERSHSLLGQCLVGAEREGVRSIFIEEGEGIRQLLQQLESTERQPALQVFIRGMLTVWPGQEARRLPEVLEEGLTDREREVVCLAAQGLSNEEIGQQLSLALGTVKWHLHNIYEKLKVRNRTQAIRRARELSLL, via the coding sequence GTGGATGTAGTGCTCGAACCCGCAGCCGGCAGCCTTCTGCGCTCCAGATTAACACCCCCCCGGGTGCCTGCTGATTATTTGATTCGTCCCGCGGTCCAGAATGCCCTGGATCGTCATCCGTATGCCTCGATACTGCTGTTCTCCGCCCCGGCCGGTTTTGGCAAGACCACGGCCCTGGCGGCGCTGTCCGGCACCCGTGCCAGGCAGGGCGATAGCGTCGCCTGGCTCTCCCTGGAGAGCGACGACGACGATCCCGGTCGCTTCTGCCTGAAACTCATTCAGGCGCTGTCCACCGCCGTGCCGGGCACGGGCGAGGACGCGCTGGGCTACGTGCGCAATACCATGCGCGTGCCCGTCGTCGCGGTGATGGAAAGCCTGCTGATGGACCTTTCCCGCGACGAGCGCAAGGTTCTGCTGGTACTCGACGATCTGCATGAGATCAACCATCCCGATGTCTTCGCCGGCCTCAATCGCCTGGTTCAATACGCGCCGCCCGGCCTGACCCTGGCCATTGGCAGTCGTTCCCAGCCGCCGCTCAACCTCGCCACCTGGCGAGCGAAGGGCCTGCTGCTGGAAGTCGGCCAGGACGAATTGCGCCTGTCCCGCGACGAAACCCGCGAGTACCTGGCCCGCGATGGCCTGCAACTCGAAGATAGCTGCCTGCAGTCGTTGCACAACCAGACCGAAGGTTGGATGGCGGGGGTTCACCTGGTCAGCCTGTGGCTGCGCCAGCAACCCGGTGCGCCGGAAGACCTCAAACTGCTCAGCAGCGAAAAGGCGGCGGTGGGCGATTACCTGCTGCGCGCCGTGTTCGAACGCCTGCCGCGGGATATCCAGGACGCGCTGCTGTCCCTGGGCATCGCCAACCGCATCAACGGCGATCTGGCCAATACCCTTGCCGGTCGCCAGGATGGCCAGGCGCTGCTGGAACACCTGGACAGCATGCAGCTGTTCCTCCTGCCGCTGGACCGTGATCGCCAGTGGTACCGCTTCCACCAATTGTTCGCCGACTTCCTCCGTGCCCGCCTGCGCGAGCGCGACCCCGAGCGTTTCAAGCAACTGCACTTCAACGCCAGCCTGTGGTTCACCAACCACCACATGCCGACGCTGGCCATCGAGCACGCCTGCCTCGCCGAGGACCCGGAAATGCTCGCCGCGCTGGTGGACGGTTGCGGGCTGGAGCTGATCAATCGTGGCCAGCTCTACCTGATTTCGCGCTGGCGCCGGCATGTGCCGGACGAGATCGCCGAGCGCTATCCGATCCTGGTGCTCAGCGATGTCTGGACCCGCGCCTCGGAGCTCAGCCTGCCCGAAGCCAATCGCATGATCGACGAGCTGTTGGGGCGCTGGGGCGATCACAAGGGCAGCGGCCCGATGGGCGACCAATACCTCTCGGCGCTTGCGGTGAAAGCCGTATTGGCGCTGCAGAAGGACGATCTCGAGCAATGCATCACGCTGGCTCGGCGCGTCGAGAGTCAGCTGGGGCGCAATTCCGCGTTTCTCGAAGGCGCCATCCTGCTGATCGCCGCGTTCGCCCAGGTCGTGCGCGGTCAGGCCGAACAGGCGCGGCGGCTGATGGGGTTGGCGCAGCAGCGCAATCACTTCCTCGACGGCCGCTACCTGCACATGCAGTTGTGCACCATCGAGGTGGTGCTGGCGCTGGAGCAGGGCCAGGTCAAGCAGGCGCAGATGCTCATCGAGCGCGTGCGCGAACAGGCCATGCCGCTGTTCGACAAGCGCTCCCAGGCGCTGGCACTGCCGGCCATCGCCGAGGCGCTGACGGCCTACTACCGCACCGACCTCGATGGCCTGGAAGAACGCCTGCGCTGGGCGCTGGGCCGGGTCGACGTGGTCAACCCCATCGACCTGTACGCCCAGGGCATGCAGTGCCTGGCACGCATCCAGCGCCTGCAGGGGCGCGGCAAGGAAGCGCTGGCCACGCTCGGGCTGATGCAGACCCTGGCCTCGCGCAACCAGTCCTGGCGCTTCTTCGCCATGGCGGTGGGCGAGGAGATCAATCTGATCCTCCAGGAGACCGCCACCGACCGCTGCAAGCGCGCCGAGCAGCGACTCAAGGCGATCGACTGGGCGAAGCTCGCCAGCCACTACAAGCAGATGCCGTTCAACCCGGTGCTCTGGGTGCAGGGCATCAGCCGCATTCGCCTGCTACAGGCGCGCGGACATTTCAGCGAAGCCCTGCATGAGATAACCCAGCTGCGCGGCATGTTGCAGCCGGGCTGGCACGGCTTGCAGCGCCTGCGCCTGGACTTGCTGGCAGCGCTGAGCTACCAGCGCCTGGGTTACCAGGAGCGTTCCCACAGCCTGCTCGGACAGTGCCTGGTCGGCGCCGAGCGGGAAGGGGTACGGAGCATTTTCATCGAGGAGGGCGAGGGGATCCGGCAGCTGTTGCAGCAACTGGAATCCACCGAGCGGCAACCGGCCTTGCAGGTTTTCATTCGCGGAATGTTGACCGTCTGGCCGGGGCAGGAAGCACGCAGGTTGCCGGAGGTGCTCGAGGAAGGTCTGACCGACCGCGAGCGCGAGGTGGTATGCCTGGCGGCGCAGGGACTCTCCAACGAGGAGATCGGCCAGCAGTTGTCGCTGGCCCTGGGCACCGTCAAATGGCACCTGCACAACATCTACGAGAAGCTCAAGGTGCGCAATCGGACTCAAGCGATTCGCCGTGCCCGCGAGCTGAGTCTGCTCTGA
- the cysB gene encoding HTH-type transcriptional regulator CysB has product MKLQQLRYIWEVAHHDLNVSATAQSLYTSQPGISKQIRLLEDELGVEVFARSGKHLTRVTPAGERIINTAGEILRKVESIKQIAQEFSNEKKGTLSIATTHTQARYALPGVISGFIKQYPDVSLHMHQGTPMQIAEMAADGTVDFAIATEALELFGDLIMMPCYRWNRCVIVPQGHPLTKVPKLTLELLAEQPIVTYVFGFTGRSKLDEAFNQRGLVPKVVFTAADADVIKTYVRLGLGVGIVAHMAVDPKLDSDLVMLDASHLFESSVTKIGFRRGTFLRGFMCDFIEKFAPHLTRDLLAKAVQCHNKTELDELFEGIELPVY; this is encoded by the coding sequence ATGAAGCTTCAGCAACTGCGCTATATCTGGGAAGTCGCGCACCACGATCTGAACGTTTCGGCCACTGCCCAAAGCCTCTATACCTCCCAGCCCGGCATCAGCAAGCAGATCCGTCTGCTCGAGGATGAGCTGGGCGTCGAAGTCTTCGCCCGCAGCGGCAAGCACCTCACCCGCGTGACCCCGGCCGGTGAGCGCATCATAAATACCGCCGGCGAAATCCTGCGCAAGGTCGAGAGCATCAAGCAGATTGCCCAGGAATTCTCCAACGAGAAGAAGGGCACGCTGTCCATCGCCACCACCCACACCCAGGCGCGTTATGCGCTGCCCGGCGTGATCAGCGGCTTCATCAAGCAGTACCCGGACGTTTCCCTGCACATGCACCAGGGCACGCCGATGCAGATCGCCGAGATGGCCGCCGACGGCACCGTCGATTTCGCCATCGCTACCGAGGCGCTGGAGCTGTTCGGTGACCTGATCATGATGCCGTGCTACCGCTGGAACCGTTGCGTGATCGTGCCCCAGGGCCACCCGCTGACCAAGGTGCCGAAGCTGACCCTGGAACTGCTCGCCGAGCAGCCCATCGTGACCTACGTGTTCGGCTTCACCGGCCGCTCGAAGCTCGACGAGGCCTTCAACCAGCGCGGCCTGGTACCGAAAGTCGTGTTCACCGCCGCCGACGCCGACGTGATCAAGACGTACGTGCGCCTAGGCCTGGGCGTGGGCATCGTGGCGCACATGGCGGTCGATCCGAAGCTCGACAGCGACCTGGTGATGCTCGACGCCAGCCACCTGTTCGAGTCCAGCGTGACCAAGATCGGTTTCCGTCGCGGCACTTTCCTGCGTGGTTTCATGTGCGACTTCATCGAGAAGTTCGCCCCGCACCTGACGCGTGACCTGCTGGCCAAGGCCGTGCAGTGCCACAACAAGACCGAGCTGGACGAGCTGTTCGAAGGCATCGAGTTGCCGGTCTACTGA
- the thrH gene encoding bifunctional phosphoserine phosphatase/homoserine phosphotransferase ThrH, which translates to MEIACLDLEGVLVPEIWIAFAEKTGIEALKATTRDIPDYDVLMKQRLRILDEHGLKLSDIQEVIATLKPLEGAVEFVDWLRERFQVVILSDTFYEFSQPLMRQLGFPTLLCHKLITDETDRVVDYQLRQKDPKRQSVIAFKSLYYRVIAAGDSYNDTTMLSEAHAGILFHAPENVIREFPQFPAVHTYEDLKKEFLKASNRQLSL; encoded by the coding sequence GTGGAAATCGCCTGTCTCGACCTGGAAGGGGTTCTGGTTCCGGAAATCTGGATCGCCTTCGCTGAAAAAACCGGTATCGAAGCGCTCAAGGCGACGACTCGCGATATCCCGGATTACGACGTGCTGATGAAGCAGCGTTTGCGCATCCTCGACGAGCACGGCCTGAAGCTGTCCGACATCCAGGAAGTGATCGCCACCCTGAAGCCCCTGGAAGGCGCGGTGGAGTTCGTCGACTGGCTGCGCGAGCGCTTCCAGGTAGTGATCCTCTCCGACACCTTCTACGAGTTCTCCCAGCCGCTGATGCGCCAGCTCGGTTTCCCGACCCTGCTGTGCCACAAGCTGATCACCGACGAGACCGATCGCGTGGTGGATTACCAACTGCGCCAGAAGGATCCGAAGCGTCAGTCGGTCATTGCTTTCAAGAGCCTGTACTACCGTGTGATCGCCGCTGGCGATTCCTACAACGACACCACCATGCTCTCCGAAGCCCACGCCGGCATCCTGTTCCACGCGCCGGAAAACGTGATTCGCGAGTTCCCGCAATTCCCGGCCGTGCACACCTATGAGGACCTGAAGAAGGAGTTCCTCAAGGCGTCCAACCGCCAGCTCAGCCTGTAA
- a CDS encoding phosphoadenylyl-sulfate reductase, giving the protein MSLPFDIAEIAATYASKSPQDILKLAFEHFGDDLWISFSGAEDVVLVDMAWKLNKNVKVFSLDTGRLHPETYRFIEQVREHYGMAIEVMTPDPRLLEPFVKEKGLFSFFKDGHGECCGIRKIEPLKRKLSTVTAWATGQRKDQSPGTRSQVAVVELDGAFSTPEKPLVKFNPLANMSSEDVWAYIRMLEIPFNSLHERGFISIGCEPCTRPVLPNQHEREGRWWWEEATQKECGLHAGNLISKA; this is encoded by the coding sequence ATGAGCCTCCCGTTCGATATCGCGGAAATCGCCGCGACCTATGCCAGCAAATCCCCGCAGGACATCCTGAAGCTCGCCTTCGAGCACTTCGGCGACGACCTGTGGATTTCCTTCAGCGGCGCCGAGGACGTGGTGCTGGTGGACATGGCCTGGAAGCTCAACAAGAACGTCAAGGTATTCAGCCTGGACACCGGCCGCCTGCACCCGGAGACCTACCGCTTCATCGAACAGGTCCGCGAGCATTACGGCATGGCCATCGAAGTAATGACCCCGGACCCGCGCCTGCTGGAACCGTTCGTCAAGGAAAAGGGCCTGTTCAGCTTCTTCAAGGATGGCCATGGCGAGTGCTGCGGCATCCGCAAGATCGAGCCGCTCAAGCGCAAGCTGTCCACCGTCACCGCCTGGGCCACCGGCCAGCGCAAGGACCAGAGCCCCGGCACCCGCAGCCAGGTCGCCGTGGTCGAACTGGACGGCGCCTTCTCCACCCCGGAGAAACCGCTGGTCAAGTTCAATCCGCTGGCCAACATGAGCAGCGAAGACGTCTGGGCCTACATCCGCATGCTGGAAATCCCCTTCAACAGCCTGCACGAGCGCGGCTTCATCAGCATCGGCTGCGAACCTTGCACCCGCCCCGTGCTGCCGAACCAGCACGAGCGCGAAGGCCGCTGGTGGTGGGAAGAAGCCACGCAGAAAGAGTGCGGCCTGCACGCCGGCAATTTGATCAGCAAGGCCTGA
- a CDS encoding phosphatase PAP2 family protein: MSSALPSVPSNLLDAVNQSLFLHINAAPSTSAGMIHLAQLIATAPLFLLPLAMLWLWCRGDAGRRSALLRALCVMAASLALAQTIGLLWPTPRPFALGLGHAWLAHAANASFPSDHMTLFAGAAISLLCDGIYLPGAAIALTGVLVGLARVYLGIHFPLDLLGGCAVAAIGNTLVWIAWNQWGGRCTAAAQELYRRWLAPLIRRGWIRA; encoded by the coding sequence ATGTCCAGCGCCTTGCCTTCGGTACCCAGCAATCTGCTGGATGCCGTCAACCAATCACTGTTCCTGCACATCAACGCCGCGCCAAGCACCTCCGCGGGGATGATTCATCTCGCCCAGCTGATCGCCACGGCCCCCTTGTTCCTGCTTCCGCTGGCCATGCTGTGGCTCTGGTGTCGTGGCGATGCCGGCCGGCGCAGCGCACTGCTCAGGGCGCTCTGCGTCATGGCCGCGAGCCTGGCCCTCGCGCAGACCATAGGCCTGCTCTGGCCCACGCCGCGTCCGTTCGCCTTGGGCTTGGGTCATGCGTGGCTCGCCCACGCCGCCAATGCATCGTTCCCCAGCGACCACATGACCCTGTTCGCTGGTGCCGCCATCAGCCTGCTCTGCGATGGGATCTACCTGCCGGGCGCAGCCATTGCGCTGACGGGCGTGCTGGTGGGATTGGCGCGTGTCTATCTCGGCATCCACTTTCCGCTGGACCTGCTGGGCGGCTGTGCCGTCGCTGCCATCGGCAATACCCTGGTGTGGATCGCCTGGAACCAGTGGGGCGGGCGTTGTACGGCGGCAGCGCAAGAACTCTATCGGCGCTGGCTGGCCCCGCTGATCCGACGCGGCTGGATTCGCGCCTGA
- a CDS encoding 5'-nucleotidase yields the protein MAKGLGDKLVVAISSRALFDLRESHQVYESEGVEAYRQYQIAREDQVLPPGDAFALVQKLLALNGGTDSAPVEVILVSRNSADTGLRVFNSIQHYGLGISRAAFVGGRSPYPYLKAFNCHLFLSTHIDDVRNALEAGFAAATILSGGTRREANGELRFAFDGDAVLFSDDSERVYQQGGLEAFQTHERESAREPLGGGPFKPFLAALNRVQQAFPQESCPIRTALVTARSAPAHERVIRTLREWDIRLDESLFLGGLDKAAFLEAFAADVFFDDQPAHCEKARDVVATGHVPHGVSNEQKVSG from the coding sequence ATGGCGAAAGGGCTGGGCGACAAGCTGGTGGTGGCGATTTCGTCGCGGGCGCTGTTCGATCTGCGCGAGAGCCATCAGGTCTATGAGAGCGAGGGTGTCGAAGCCTATCGCCAGTACCAGATTGCCCGAGAAGACCAGGTGTTGCCGCCGGGAGATGCATTCGCCCTGGTGCAGAAGCTGCTGGCCCTCAATGGCGGAACCGACAGTGCGCCGGTGGAAGTCATCCTGGTTTCGCGCAACAGCGCGGATACCGGGCTGCGGGTGTTCAATTCCATTCAGCATTACGGCCTGGGCATTTCCCGCGCTGCCTTTGTCGGCGGGCGTAGTCCCTATCCCTACCTCAAGGCCTTCAACTGCCACCTGTTCCTTTCCACCCACATCGATGACGTGCGCAACGCGCTGGAGGCCGGCTTCGCCGCGGCGACCATCCTGTCCGGCGGCACCCGCCGGGAGGCCAACGGCGAACTGCGCTTCGCCTTCGATGGTGACGCGGTGCTGTTCTCCGACGACTCCGAGCGGGTCTATCAGCAGGGCGGGCTGGAGGCCTTCCAGACGCACGAGCGCGAGTCCGCCCGCGAACCCTTGGGCGGCGGCCCGTTCAAGCCTTTCCTGGCGGCGTTGAACCGGGTGCAGCAGGCCTTCCCGCAGGAGTCCTGCCCGATCCGCACAGCGCTGGTGACCGCACGTTCCGCGCCGGCCCACGAGCGGGTGATCCGCACGCTGCGCGAGTGGGACATCCGCCTGGATGAGTCGCTGTTTCTCGGTGGCCTCGACAAGGCGGCGTTCCTCGAAGCGTTCGCCGCCGACGTGTTCTTCGACGACCAGCCGGCGCACTGCGAGAAGGCGCGCGATGTAGTAGCGACGGGCCACGTTCCCCACGGTGTGAGCAACGAGCAGAAAGTCTCCGGATAG
- the pabB gene encoding aminodeoxychorismate synthase component I — protein sequence MPDCFLHPLPYQEDPGERFALIHRAPGAVLLDAGRPIATRGRYDLMSAQPLAELAPASDESAKSFFARVRVALQSLGDAQAPDNCKVPFVGGMIGYLGYDFGRRIERLPEPNLDDLALPDARLGLYAWALVTDHEERSSQLVFHPALPPSEQERLIALFECGATAEALPPFRLGAPFRPDLSREQYREALERVHGYILAGDCYQVNYTQRFRAPCDGSPWLAYRALREVCPTPFAGYLELPEGAVLSLSPERFIQLHGNQVETRPIKGTRPRGSSPESDRENAEALLASEKDRAENLMIVDLLRNDLGRSCRPGSVRVPELFAVETYPNVHHLVSSVRGELADGKDALDLLEGSFPGGSITGAPKVRAMQIIDELEPTQRSIYCGSLLYLDVRGEMDSSIAIRTVLVKDGQASCWAGGGIVADSDWQEEYEESLTKVDVLLRTLESL from the coding sequence ATGCCTGACTGTTTTCTGCACCCGCTTCCCTACCAGGAAGACCCGGGTGAACGCTTCGCCCTGATCCATCGCGCACCCGGCGCCGTCCTCCTGGATGCCGGTCGACCCATTGCCACACGTGGACGCTATGACCTTATGAGCGCCCAGCCATTGGCAGAACTGGCACCGGCTTCTGACGAATCGGCCAAGAGCTTTTTCGCCCGGGTGCGGGTGGCGCTGCAGAGCCTGGGCGACGCTCAGGCCCCCGATAATTGCAAAGTGCCATTCGTCGGCGGAATGATCGGCTATCTGGGATATGACTTTGGCCGGCGCATCGAACGCCTGCCCGAGCCGAACCTCGACGACCTCGCCCTGCCCGACGCGCGCCTGGGCCTGTATGCCTGGGCGCTGGTCACCGACCACGAGGAACGCAGCAGCCAGTTGGTGTTCCACCCTGCCTTGCCGCCTAGCGAGCAGGAGCGGTTGATTGCGCTATTCGAATGCGGTGCGACCGCCGAAGCCCTGCCGCCCTTCCGCCTGGGCGCGCCCTTCCGGCCGGACCTCAGCCGCGAGCAATACCGCGAGGCGCTGGAACGCGTGCATGGCTACATCCTCGCTGGCGATTGCTACCAGGTGAATTACACCCAGCGCTTTCGCGCGCCGTGCGATGGCTCGCCCTGGCTGGCTTACCGAGCGTTGCGCGAGGTCTGTCCTACACCCTTCGCCGGCTATCTGGAATTGCCTGAAGGCGCCGTCCTAAGCCTGTCGCCGGAACGCTTCATCCAGCTCCATGGCAACCAGGTCGAAACCCGCCCGATCAAGGGCACACGCCCACGCGGAAGCTCCCCCGAGAGCGACCGGGAAAATGCCGAAGCCTTGCTGGCCAGCGAGAAGGACCGCGCCGAGAACCTAATGATCGTCGACCTGTTGCGCAACGACCTGGGGCGCAGTTGCCGCCCAGGCAGTGTACGGGTGCCGGAGCTGTTCGCGGTGGAGACCTACCCCAACGTCCACCACCTGGTCAGCAGCGTGCGGGGCGAGTTGGCGGACGGCAAGGATGCGCTGGACCTGCTCGAAGGCAGCTTCCCAGGCGGATCGATCACCGGCGCCCCGAAAGTGCGCGCCATGCAGATCATCGATGAACTGGAACCGACCCAACGCAGCATCTACTGCGGCAGCCTGCTCTACCTCGACGTGCGCGGCGAAATGGACAGTTCGATCGCCATCCGCACCGTGCTGGTGAAGGACGGCCAGGCGAGTTGCTGGGCCGGCGGCGGCATCGTTGCCGACTCGGACTGGCAGGAAGAATACGAGGAGTCGCTGACCAAGGTTGACGTGCTCCTGCGCACCCTGGAAAGCCTGTAG
- a CDS encoding universal stress protein, whose translation MIRSILYATDLGLYAPYVLQHALSLARAYNAELYVVHAVEPLGLFAESVLQTYLDEGTLKEMRTNGLANVMGSIEQRVMEGFRDELGEARQDAEFIRSVRVVQGDPPMVILEEARRLAVDIIIVGSHSHGEGLNTPLGRTSGRLVQLAEVPVYLVPMLQHR comes from the coding sequence ATGATCAGATCGATTCTTTACGCCACCGACCTTGGCCTCTACGCCCCCTACGTACTGCAGCACGCTCTCTCGCTGGCCCGCGCCTATAACGCCGAGCTCTACGTGGTGCATGCGGTCGAGCCGCTGGGATTGTTCGCCGAGTCGGTTCTGCAGACCTACCTGGATGAAGGCACGCTCAAGGAGATGCGCACCAATGGCCTGGCCAATGTCATGGGCAGCATCGAGCAGCGAGTGATGGAAGGGTTTCGCGACGAACTGGGGGAGGCGCGGCAGGATGCCGAGTTTATTCGTTCGGTGCGCGTGGTTCAGGGTGACCCACCGATGGTGATTCTGGAGGAGGCACGGCGCCTGGCCGTGGACATCATCATCGTCGGCAGCCACAGCCATGGGGAAGGGCTGAATACACCGCTGGGGCGGACGTCGGGGCGCCTGGTGCAGTTGGCCGAGGTGCCGGTCTATCTGGTGCCGATGCTGCAGCACCGCTGA